The nucleotide sequence TCGCGTGGGCACCCCGGGGGCCTCGGTGCAGGATGACCAGGTCCGCGTGGAGGTGATGCCGCTGCCCCCGAGCACCACCGCCGCCGCGCCTTTCGCGCCCGTCCCGCTGGCCGCCGTCCCCTCGCAGCGGCAGTAGGCCGCCAGAGCCCCCATCATGAACCTGCCCAATCTTTCCCTGGCAGACTTCCTCCCGCTGCTGCCCGCCATCATCATGGTGGTGGGCGCCTCCATCCTGCTCCTGTCGGAGGTCTTCCTCTCCGCCACCTCGTCGCGCGCCTACCAGGCGGTGCTCACCGTGGTGACGGCGGTGGCGGCCGGCGGCGTGGCGCTGTCGGTGATGTTCGAGCCGGCGCAAGAGGTCATGCTCGGCTTCGGCGTGCTGGACCCGTTCTCCAGCTTCCTCACCTTCGTGGTGTGCGTGGGCCTGGCGCTGGCGGCGCTGAGCTCCGTGAGCTTCCTGCGCAAGCGCGGCGCCGAGCGCGGTGAGTTCTACGCGCTGATGCTGTTCGCCTCGGCGGGCATGAGCCTGCTGGCGATGTCCAACGAGCTCATCACCCTCTTCGTCAACGTGGAGGTCCTCTCCATCGCCACCTACGCGCTGACGGCGTACCTGCGCCGCGGCACGCGGCCGAGCGAGGCGGGCTTCAAGTACTTCATCCTCGGCGCCTTCTCCTCCGCGGTGCTGCTGTACGGCGCGGCGCTGCTGTACGGCGCCACCGGCACCACGCAGCTGACGGCCATGGTGGGCCCGCTGGGCGCGGCCATCCAGAGCCAGCCGGCGCTGGTGTACACGGGCGTCGTGCTGGTGGGCGCGGGCTTCGCGTTCAAGGTGGCGGCGGTGCCGTTCCACATGTGGACGCCGGACGTGTACGAGGGTGCCCCCACGCCCGTCACCGCGCTGATGAGCGCGGGCGTGAAGGCGGCGGCCTTCGCGGCGATGGTCCGCGTGTTCATCACCGTGGGCAAGGGCATCGACCCGCAGATGCTGCTGGTGCTGTTCTCCACCCTGGCCTTCCTCACCATGGTGGCGGGCAACCTGCTGGCGATTCCCCAGCGCAACGTGAAGCGCATGCTGGCGTACTCGTCCATTGCCCACGCCGGCTACCTGCTGGTGGGCGTGGCCGCCCTCTTCGTCACCGCGCCGGGCGAGCAGTTCCGCCTGCTGGGTGCCTCCGCGCTGACGGGCGGCACGCCGCTGGACGCGGCCCGCGCCGAGGCGCTGCGCGGCATCCTCTACTACCTGCTGGCCTATACCTTCAGCGCGGTGGGCGCCTTCGCCATGGTGTCCGCGCTGGAGCGCCGCGAGGACGAGGAGAAGGGCACCGCGTGGGACTTGGAGCGCTTCAGCGGGCTGGCGCAGCGCCGGCCGGGCTGGGCCTTCGCCATGGCGGCCTTCATGCTGTCGCTGGGCGGGATTCCCCCCACCATCGGCTTCATGAGCAAGCTGCTCATCTTCCAGGCCGCGGTGGACGCGGGCCTCATCGGCCTCACGATTGTGGGCGTGCTCTCCAGCGCCGCGGGCGTCTATTACTACCTGCGCGTGGTGGTCTACATGTTCATGCGGCCGGTACCCGAGGGCGCGCAGGTGCTCGAGCGGAGCTGGTCCACCGAGCTGGCCCTGGTGCTCTCCACGGCGGCGGTGGTGATTCTGGGCATCATCCCCGGCCCCGTCATGGGGTGGCTGATGCAGGCCAGCACCATCTTCGGCCAGTAGCCCCTGGCCTCGCGGCGGGGGCACGCCCCCGCCCTTCCACGCCCGCCCCGGCCTCGTGCCCGGGCGGGCGTTGGCTTTTCAGGGGCCGGGCGGGGGCAGCGGCCCGCGCAGCTCCAGCGTCTCATGGCGCACCTCGGCGCCCGCCTCGCGCAGCAGCCCGTCCAGGCGCGCGTCGTCCGTCACCACCAGGTTGAGCGCCGCCACGTCGTCCGGCAGCTGGGCGAAGGCCGCCTCCAGCAGCGCCCGCGCATGGCCGGGGGACACCGCGAAGAAGGGGAAGAGCAGCCGCCCGGCGGCGCGCTGGTCCATCACCCCCAGCGGGGCGTCCGAGGCCGCGGCCGGGTCCACCAGTCGGGACAGCTGGTGCGAGGGCTTCGCGGCGAAGCGCGCCAGCTTGCCTGGAATCATCCCGAAGGCCGCCGTCAGCGGCGCATGCTCCTCCAGGCCTACCGGCAGCAGCCGCAGCCCCGGCGGCGCGGCCGGCAGCGCCGCCACCTGGGCCCGCGTCACCAGGAGTGTCGCCGCCTCGCGCACGGGCCGCATCCCCACCGAGGTGTAGAGGCGCAGCGCGGGCAGGTTGTCCCGCTTCACGTACAGCGCCCAGCGCTGGCAACCCTGCGCCCGGAGGCGCTCCGCCAGCCGCGCCATCATCCACCGACCCAGGCCCTGCCCCCGCGCGGATGGGTCCACCACCAGCTGCCCCACGTACCCCACCTCGCCCAGGGACTCTGTCATCGCGTAGGCCACCACCCCACCCCGCCCTTCCGCGAAGACGGTCAACGGGGCGAGCTCCGACTCCCACACCGGCGGCGGAGGTGGGGGGTCGTCGACCCCAAGCTCCGCGAACAGCCGGATGAAGAGTGCATGGTCCTCGGGCCGACCGGCTCGCAACACCCACGATGAGCCCTGCTGTCCCACGTCCACCGCCATCAGGCACCCCTCCTCACGCATTGGAAGGGGACTGACGGAAACGCGAAAGCTTTCTGG is from Pyxidicoccus trucidator and encodes:
- a CDS encoding GNAT family N-acetyltransferase; translated protein: MAVDVGQQGSSWVLRAGRPEDHALFIRLFAELGVDDPPPPPPVWESELAPLTVFAEGRGGVVAYAMTESLGEVGYVGQLVVDPSARGQGLGRWMMARLAERLRAQGCQRWALYVKRDNLPALRLYTSVGMRPVREAATLLVTRAQVAALPAAPPGLRLLPVGLEEHAPLTAAFGMIPGKLARFAAKPSHQLSRLVDPAAASDAPLGVMDQRAAGRLLFPFFAVSPGHARALLEAAFAQLPDDVAALNLVVTDDARLDGLLREAGAEVRHETLELRGPLPPPGP
- a CDS encoding NADH-quinone oxidoreductase subunit N — its product is MNLPNLSLADFLPLLPAIIMVVGASILLLSEVFLSATSSRAYQAVLTVVTAVAAGGVALSVMFEPAQEVMLGFGVLDPFSSFLTFVVCVGLALAALSSVSFLRKRGAERGEFYALMLFASAGMSLLAMSNELITLFVNVEVLSIATYALTAYLRRGTRPSEAGFKYFILGAFSSAVLLYGAALLYGATGTTQLTAMVGPLGAAIQSQPALVYTGVVLVGAGFAFKVAAVPFHMWTPDVYEGAPTPVTALMSAGVKAAAFAAMVRVFITVGKGIDPQMLLVLFSTLAFLTMVAGNLLAIPQRNVKRMLAYSSIAHAGYLLVGVAALFVTAPGEQFRLLGASALTGGTPLDAARAEALRGILYYLLAYTFSAVGAFAMVSALERREDEEKGTAWDLERFSGLAQRRPGWAFAMAAFMLSLGGIPPTIGFMSKLLIFQAAVDAGLIGLTIVGVLSSAAGVYYYLRVVVYMFMRPVPEGAQVLERSWSTELALVLSTAAVVILGIIPGPVMGWLMQASTIFGQ